In Enoplosus armatus isolate fEnoArm2 chromosome 16, fEnoArm2.hap1, whole genome shotgun sequence, the genomic window TCCCGCGGGTAGCACTCCCGGGAATAGCGTGTCAAAGAATTTCCACCAGTTTAACCATCAGTTAAACGCacctttcattttaaattcataaatatGCTTGCATTTATTTAACATATAATAGCATATCGATTGGTAGGGTCTGCTGGAACATTCGGCATATAAGTGATCCGGGTCTTAATGCAGTTATATTCCTGTGATTGGTTAACTCCACCAAAATGTGACCTTTCACAACAGTGCTCATTGGCAACCGGATATAGACACTATAGAAATTGTATACATTAAAATCACTTCTTTGTGCACAACATTTAATAGAACACCTGAGCCCAGCAATTCAGAGGTGCACGTAAGTCAAACTTTGCTggtaaacaaaacagcaatgtCCTGTTAGATGTTGAGGGACAgtagtgtgttttaatgttgaacatgaaaacaaagacactCTGTTTATCTTTTGACAGAGGTATATGGAAGTGAGCGCGAACCTCAGAGACTCCTATGAAGACAAAGATGGGTGAGTCTTCTCCAAATGACAGATGTTGTTGAGAGATTGTGGTGCTTTGAGTTGTTAAACCCAATATCTGTTGTGTGAAAAGTTTCACGGACGTTGCTTTCAGAATGTCTCTTTTCTATCAACTTGGAAACAGGAATGTTACTCATAATAACTTcataattattatcataataattATTGCATGAGGATTTGTCCCTTAACCAGTCTTTTTCTCGTCGACAGAATGAGAAGGGATGAACTTGCTGCCATCTCCGGACCAAACGAGTTTGCTGAGTTCTacaacagactgaaacagatAAAGGAGTTTCACAGAAAGCACCCAAATGAGGTGGCTAACCTAAACTTGTAAACGGATAAAATAGACTATGTAAAACCTTTTTGAAACGGAATGTCAACAATAATGCTGTCACATGTTTCTTGTAGATTTCCATTCCCATGTCTGTAGAGTTTGAGGAGCTGATGAAGGCCAGAGACAACCCCAGCGAGGAGGCTCAGAGTAGGTCTACATACAGCTCAAATGTTTGttgcagtttcattttaatagGCTCTGTCTCACATCAGGAGTTTAACCTGGTCTTTGTCATGGTTGGCTTCACCACACACTGGTGCCTCCTAACTATAACTGGTCCTAACTGCGGCGTTTATCAGCTGGCTCTCATAAAACCAAGATCTTCCAGTCCAGCAGTCTACACTAGCGCGGTTACAGCCAGGATAGCTTTGAAGAAACTCAGAGCTATTCATGAGCTGCAATACATCTTCTCTTTATGATATCACTGGTCAGTGTGGTCAAATATCTAACTTACCTGCCATTTCTGATAATTCTTTATTACATATTGTCTGTATGGAAGTCTAGGGTGACAGTATAATAAACAGTTATTACAAGGCCATTTCCATCAGAAATGATCTGAAATCAGGACCTGATTTAAAaccaaatgtcaaaataaacaaacacgcTGATCTGGTTTTATGAGACAGGCCCCAGATCTGTACTGGACGATTGAGTGAACTCTGTGCATCTTCCCTCCACAGACCTGGTGGAGTTCACCGATGAGGAAGGATACGGCCGCTACCTTGATCTCCACGACTGCTACCTGAAGTACATCAACCTGAAGGGAGCTGAGGTTATGATCCTTCTGCAtaattcatttttcacctccAAACTGAAcctatttattgatttttttaatttttatttaaaccactctcaatgttgtttttctacagaAACTGGAGTACATCACTTTCCTGTCTTCATTCGATCAACTGTTTGACATCCCCAAGGACAGGAAGAATGCAGAATACAAAAAGTAGGTCCATCATGCTGCTAACACGCGTGCAGAACTTTAAGTAGAGTATATATTCAACACTTAAGACAAGGAAATGGACCCATGTTAGCCAGAAAGTCTTCAGTAACATACAGCTAACACCTAAACACTGATGTGTAGATGTgaatgtattgcactgttggATGCAGGTATTTGGAAATGCTGCTGGAGTATCTACAGGACTACACAGACCGGGTCAAACCTCTGCTGGACCAGAACGAGCTCTACGGCAAAGTGCTGTCAGACTTTGAGAAAAAATGGGAGAACGGGACCTTTCCAGGCTGGCCCGTGAGTTCCCCCCCTGACAGATTCTTTACATGTGGTGATGGTCGGAGTTTTGGTTCTTCTTCATCGCCTCTAACctgatgtgttgttgttgttgttgttgttgttttttttcttccttaatCTGGTTCTTTGGACTTTAGAAAGAGACAAGCAGTGCTTTGACACACGCCGGAGCTCACCTGGacctctctgccttttcctctTGGGAGGTGAGACATTAAGTGCTCATACTTGAAGatttagcattttaatattaataccGAATGTTGCTCCCCCATGCTTCTGCTCATGTGTTCTTCTGTCATCCTTTTGCACAGGAGTTGGCTTCCTTGGGTCTGGACAGATTGAAATCCGCCCTCATGGCGTTGGGACTGAAATGCGGAGGGTGAGCACGTTTGCAGTAATGATAAAGCAGTAATAATTTTTGGTACAAGgacaaccacaacaaccacagcgCATTCAAACAGTGCAGGGGATAATAGCAAAATAAAGGATTACAATATGCACAGTGGAGGTCAACCTGGGAACCTTGTTTGAAGTACTTTTctactttacttacttttcaATGGCAGGAAGTCAAATTGTAGTTTCCAGGCTGTAGTTCCTGTCGGCAGTGTGTTCTGATGGCGTTGTTCATTATGCTAAGTCGTAAAATCTATTCTAAATTTAGCTTACATTTAAGGTTTTTACAGACTCTTACATGAGTTTACTTGGCACCTTTTGCCCCCTATTTCTGACTGCttttaccaaaaaaaacaagcatattGTGTTACTGTGGCAACCAGCACCTGTGAGCTGTCTAACagtatttatattgtttttgtgttcgCAAAATGTAGTTCATGTAAATGTCCcgttttgttttataaaacactattaaaaatgtacagttaAAACGAGGAACCCCGGGGTGTGCAAGATTGGGAATAGATATTAATATCAACAACAAGTGTGGAGCACGTCCTGCAGTCAGGACGGCTGATGGACTGTGGTTCTGTGTGTTGGACAGGACTCTGGAGGAGAGGGCTCAGAGACTCTTCAGCACTAAAGGCAAATCCCTGGAATCACTGGACCCTTCACTATTTGCCAAGAATCCCAAAGCCAAAGGCCCTAAAAAGTAAGTGGGTGTTAAAACTCCGGTCCGATGCTGACAGCGTCTTCATGATAGCGTTCGTTCATACAATTCCTAACAATATCCGTCCATCACTTCTGCAGAGACACGGAGCGTAACAAGGAAATTGCCTTCCTGGAGGCCCAGGTCTATGAGTACGTGGAGATCCTCGGG contains:
- the sf3a3 gene encoding splicing factor 3A subunit 3 isoform X1, whose product is METILEQQRRYHEEKERLMDAKTKEMLHKKSTLREQINSDHRTRAMLDRYMEVSANLRDSYEDKDGMRRDELAAISGPNEFAEFYNRLKQIKEFHRKHPNEISIPMSVEFEELMKARDNPSEEAQNLVEFTDEEGYGRYLDLHDCYLKYINLKGAEKLEYITFLSSFDQLFDIPKDRKNAEYKKYLEMLLEYLQDYTDRVKPLLDQNELYGKVLSDFEKKWENGTFPGWPKETSSALTHAGAHLDLSAFSSWEELASLGLDRLKSALMALGLKCGGTLEERAQRLFSTKGKSLESLDPSLFAKNPKAKGPKKDTERNKEIAFLEAQVYEYVEILGEQRQLTHENVQRKQARTGEEREEEEEEQLSESESEDEDNEIIYNPKNLPLGWDGKPIPYWLYKLHGLNINYNCEICGNYTYRGPKAFQRHFAEWRHAHGMRCLGIPNTAHFANVTQIEDAVSLWAKLKSQKASERWQPDTEEEYEDSSGNVVNKKTYEDLKRQGLL
- the sf3a3 gene encoding splicing factor 3A subunit 3 isoform X2, with amino-acid sequence METILEQQRRYHEEKERLMDAKTKEMLHKKSTLREQINSDHRTRAMLDISIPMSVEFEELMKARDNPSEEAQNLVEFTDEEGYGRYLDLHDCYLKYINLKGAEKLEYITFLSSFDQLFDIPKDRKNAEYKKYLEMLLEYLQDYTDRVKPLLDQNELYGKVLSDFEKKWENGTFPGWPKETSSALTHAGAHLDLSAFSSWEELASLGLDRLKSALMALGLKCGGTLEERAQRLFSTKGKSLESLDPSLFAKNPKAKGPKKDTERNKEIAFLEAQVYEYVEILGEQRQLTHENVQRKQARTGEEREEEEEEQLSESESEDEDNEIIYNPKNLPLGWDGKPIPYWLYKLHGLNINYNCEICGNYTYRGPKAFQRHFAEWRHAHGMRCLGIPNTAHFANVTQIEDAVSLWAKLKSQKASERWQPDTEEEYEDSSGNVVNKKTYEDLKRQGLL